The DNA region GGGTGCAGCCCTCCTACAAGTTCGACACCTCTCTGGTGAATCCGCTGGGATTCCTTCCGGAGTTCTCCAGAGCCGGCGTCGACGAACCGCCTCTCACCATCGATCACCTGCAGGCCGCTCCTGCGCGTCCGACGCGCGACCCGGCCAACCTCGCCGTGCGCAACCTGCTGCGCGGCATGGCACTGGAGCTGCCGAGCGGTCAGGCCATCGCCGACGCCATGGGCATCGCGCGCATCCCCGATGAGCGTCTGTGGGTCGGCAAGGCCGCCGAAGGCGAGGAGCGGAAGCCGATCACCGAGGTGCACGAGAGCTTCGCGAACAACGCGCCGCTCTGGTACTACGTCCTCGCCGAGTCTCAGGAGATCTGGACGGCCGCCGGCGATGCCTCGGCGACCATGCACCTCGGACCCGTCGGCGGACGCATCGTCGCCGAGACCCTGATCGGCATGATCGCTGCCGATGGCGCCTCCTACCTCACTCAGAGCCCCAACTGGCAGCCGGAGGTGCATGGGCGCAGGCTCGCCACCGTCGGCGACCTGCTCGCATTCGCCGACGAGGGCTAGTCGCGCTCCACCACCAGAGGGGCACCGTGCTGTTCGCAGCCGGTGCCCCTATCCTGTGCCCATGGCCAGCCGACCCATCGAGGACTACGCGCTCCTCAGCAACTGCCGCACAGCAGCCCTCGTGAGTTCGGAGGGGAGCATCGACTGGCTCTGCCTGCCGCGCTACGACTCGCCGTCCACCTTCGGAGCTCTCCTCGGAACCGAGGACAACGGAGCGTGGTCGCTGCGGCCGACGGATGCCGCCGCCACCGTCACCCGCGCCTACGACGGCGACACCTTCATCCTCGTGACCACCTGGACGACCTCGACGGGCGAGGTGGAGGTCATCGACCTGATCGCGCGCGGTACCGGCCGCATCGATGTACTGCGCGAGGTGCGCGGCATCTCGGGCTCGGTCGAGATGGGAATGGAGTTGCGCATCCGGTTCGGGTACTCGACGGCTCTTCCCTGGGTGCGTCGGGTCGACGGCGATGCCGGGCAGGCACTCCTCGCGATCGCCGGCCCCGACGCCGTCATCGTGCGAGGGCGGCCTCGGCTGGAGGCTGTCGACACCGCCCATCGAGCGACCTTCGTCGTCGCGGCGGGGGAGCAGGTGCCGATCTCCTTGACCTGGTACCCGTCGCACCGCAACACCCCCGAGCGACTCGACCATGCCGCTGCTGTCGCCGACACGCGTGCCTGGTGGGTGGACTGGGCGAGCCGCTGGGAGCACCGTGGCCCCTACCGTGACGCCGTGGAGCGCTCGCTGCTCGTGCTGAGAGCCCTCACGCACGAGGGAACAGGCGGCATCGTCGCGGCCGTGACGACCTCGCTGCCCGAGCAGCCGGGAGGGCCGCGCAACTGGGACTATCGCTACGTCTGGCTGCGGGACGCCTCCCTCACCCTGCAGGCCCTCAGCGATCACGGTTACCACGAGGAGCTCGCCCATTGGCGGGCCTGGCTGCTGCGCGCCATCGCCGGTGATCCTGGCGACGTGCAGATCATGTACGGGCTCGCCGGGGAGAGATTCCTCCCCGAGCGCGAGCTCGACAGTTTTCCCGGCCACGCCGGGTCGCTCCCCGTGCGGGTGGGGAACGGCGCCGTCGACCAGTACCAGGCCGACGTCATCGGCGAGGTCATGATCGCCCTGCACGTCGCGCGACTGGCCGGACACGGCGACCTCGAGAACGCCTGGCCGCTGCAACGGGCACTGCTGGGCTTCCTCGAGCAGAACTGGCAACGACCCGACCAGGGCATCTGGGAGATCCGGGACGAACCTCGCTTCTTCACCCACTCCCGGGTCATGCTCTGGGCCGCGTTCGATCGCGGTGTCGCCGCCGTCGAGCAGTTCGGTGCCGAGGGCCCCGTCGACGTCTGGCGGTCTCTCCGCGACACCCTGCGCGCCGAGATCGACGAGAAGGGAGTCGACCCCGACCGCGGATGTTTCGTGCAGCACTACGGATCCACCGAGGTCGATGCGTCGCTGCTGCTCCTCCCGCAGGTGGGCTTCTGCGCTGCAGACGACCCGCGGATGCTGGCCACCGTCGCCGCAGTGGAATCCGACCTGCTCCATCACGGTCTCGTGCAGCGCTACCGCACCGAGACCGGCGTCGACGGCCTGCCGCCGGGGGAGAACCCGTTCCTGGCCTGTTCGTTCTGGCTCGCGCACCAGTACGCCGAGTCGGGTCGTCTCGGCGACGCCCTCGCACTCATGGACCGGCTCGTGGGGCTGAGCAACGACGTCGGCCTGTTCGCCGAGGAGGTCGACCCGCTCACCGGGCACCACTGGGGCAACACGCCTCAGGCTCTCTCCCACCTCGCCCTCGTGCGGGCCGCGGATGCGATCGGGCGAGCTGAAGAGCGACTGTAGTCGCGGCCCTGAGTGCGGCCCGTCGCCGTCACGAGGCCGCTCCGGAGGACATCGTGCTGTCGGGAGGCCTCCCAACCAATCGGGAGGCCTCCCGACAGCACTGATTCCTCCCCACCGCACGGATGCCGGCCCGAGCGCGGGTCGCGCGGAACGTGTCGCCGCCCGCGGGTAGCCTGAGGCCATGTGCGGTCGCTTCGTCATCTCCGACACCCAGCCCGATCTCGTGGCCCTGTTCGACATCGAGATCGTCGGCGAGAACCTGCCGGGTCCCAACTGGAACATCCGCCCGACCGACCAGATCCCGATCGTGCTCGAGTCGACCAAGGGCGGCCCGGCCGTGCGCCGGCTCGAGTCCGCCCGCTGGTCGCTGGTGCCGTCGTTCGCGAAAGAGCTGACCTCGCCGTACCCGACGTTCAATGCCCGTTCGGAAGACGTTGCCGAGAAGCCGAGCTTCGCGGCATCCGTCGCCACGAGGCGAGCGCTCATCCCCACCGACGGCTATTACGAGTGGCACACCGTCGGAGAAGCCAAGACGCCGTACTTCGTGCATCCGCCCGAGGGGGAGCGCATGGCATTCGCGGGACTGTATTCATGGTGGCGCGACCCGTCGAAGGCGGAGTCCGATCCGTCGCGGTGGGTGCTGTCTGCCACCATCCTCACGATGGACGCCGTCGCGCCGCTGGATGCCCTGCATCCGCGCACGCCGGTCGCGCTTCCCGACTGGATGTGGGACACCTGGCTCGACCCCGACGAGGAGGCCGACCAGGAGTTCGTCGACGCGGCTGTCGAGGCCGCACGACCCACCGCGGCGACGCTCGAGTTCCACGAGGTCGCTCCGGTGCGGGAGAACGGCCCGAGTCTGATCGAGCCGGCCATGATCCCCGTCGGCTCGCTGTGAGTCGCCGGTCCTGACCCGCTCAGGGCGGCGCGGCGAACCTGCAGCCGCAGAGATCGCCGACGAGAGACGGCCGCGGAAACGACGAAGGCCCCGGTCATCGACCGGGGCCTTCACTGTCTCAACACAGTGTGCGCGAAGGGGGACTTGAACCCCCACGCCCTATACGGGCACTAGCACCTCAAGCTAGCGCGTCTACCAATTCCGCCATCCGCGCGTGTTGTTTGCGAGCCATGGTTTCCCCGGCCCGAGGTAAGACATTAGCACGTTTCGAGAGGGTGGTTTTACACGCGCCGGGCACCTGATGGCCACGACGAATGGGCACGGTAACGTGACCGGCATGCCTGAAACATCCTCCGCACAGCGCTCGGACGACGACACGCCCGAGGAGCTCGAGAGCACGGCGGCCATCGCGCGCGACCTCATCCGCTTCGACACCACGAACTACGGAGAGGGCCGATCCAACGGGGAGGCGGAGGCCGCGGCTTACGTCGCAGCCCACCTCGAGCGCCTGGGCCTGAATCCCGTCACCTTCGAATCCGCCCCCGGTCGCGCCAGCGTGATCGCGCGCGTCGACGGACGGGATCGCACGAAGCCTGCGCTGGTGCTGCACGGCCATCTCGACGTCGTGCCAGCCGACCCTGAGAACTGGAGCGTCGACCCCTTCGGCGGCGTCATCAAGGACGGCATGCTGTGGGGCCGCGGCGCCGTCGACATGAAGGACATGGACGCCATGATCCTGGGAGCCCTCGACGACATCCTGTCGGCAGGGCGGATGCCGGAGCGCGACACCATCGTCGCCTTCTTCGCCGATGAGGAGAACGGCGGCGTCTACGGAGCGCACTGGCTCGTCGACAATCATCCCGAGCTGTTCGACGGCGCCGGTGAGGCCATCAGCGAGGTCGGCGGATATTCGACCATGGTCGGTGACCAGCGCGCCTACCTGCTGCAGACCGGTGAGAAGGCGCTGATGTGGATCAAGCTCATCGCCCGCGGCCCGGCGGCGCACGGCTCGCGGCTGGTGGCGCAGAACGCCGTCACGCGGCTCGCCGAGGCCGTCGCCGCCATCGGACGCAGGGAGTGGCCCATCCGCCTCACCGACACGACCGAGCAGCTGCTCGCCGAAGTCGCCCGCATCCTCGAGGTCGAACCGACCGACCTCGGCCCTGACGGTCTGGCACTGGCCACGGGATCGGCGTCCGGCTTCATCCAGGCGACTCTCCGCACGACCTCGAACCCGACCATGCTCGCCGCCGGCTACAAGCACAACGTCATTCCCGACAGGGCAGAGGCCGCGATCGACATCCGCACCCTTCCCGGTGACGAGGACGAGGTGCTCGCGACGATCCGCGAGATCATCGGAGACGACATCGAGATCGTGGTCACGCACCGCGACGTCGGGCTGGAGAATCCGTTCAGCGGAGCACTCGTCGAGAAGGTGGCCGCCCTGATCGCGGAGCACGATCCGGAGGCCGTCGTGCTGCCGTACCTGCTCTCCGGCGGCACCGACAACAAGGCGCTGTCGAAGCTCGGCATCCGCGGCTACGGATTCGCTCCGCTTCGGCTTCCGGCCGAGCTCGACTTCCCGGCCATGTTCCACGGCGTCGACGAGCGCGTGCCGCTCGACGCATTAGTCTTCGGTAGAGCGGTTCTCCGCGACCTTCTGTTGAGCTACTGAACCAGAGAGCAGCCCATTGGATCTCATCAACGCGATCATCCTCGGCCTCGTCCAGGGATTGACGGAATTCCTCCCGATCTCCTCGAGTGCACACCTGCTGATCGTCGGCCAGTTCCTCGGAACCGGCGCTGACCCCGGAGCCCGGTTCACGGCCATCACGCAGATCGGCACCGAGCTCGCCGTCATCATCTTCTTCTGGCGCGACATCGTGCGCATCATCGCGCAGTGGGCGAAGTCACTGGTCGGCAAGGCCCCCCGCAACGACCCCGACGCCCGCATGGGCTGGCTGATCATCATCGGATCGATCCCCATCGTCGTTCTCGGCCTGCTGTTCCAGGACCAGATCGAGACGGTGCTGCGCAACCTCTGGATCACGGCGATCATGCTCATCGTCTTCGGCATCCTCCTCGGGATCGCGGATGCCGTCGGAGCCAAGCGCCGGCGCCTCAAGGACCTGACCTACCCGCACGGAATCCTGTACGGGTTCGCACAGGCGCTGGCCCTCATCCCCGGAGTCTCGCGCTCCGGCGGCACCATCACGATGGGGCTCTTCCTCGGCTACGAACGCAAGGCGGCTGCTCGCTACGCCTTCCTGCTGGCGATCCCGGCCGTTCTCGGCAGTGGCTTCTACCAGGTGTACAAGTCGGTCGCCGACCCCTGCCTCGAAGCCGCGACGAACTGCACGCCCGAGGTCTTCGGGCCGTTCGAGACCCTCGCAGCAACCGTCGTCGCCTTCGCCGTGGGCCTGGTCGTGATCGCCTTCTTCATGAGCTACATCTCACGTCGCAGCTTCCTGCCGTTCGTGATCTACCGCCTGGTGCTCGGCGTCGCCCTGATGATCATGCTCGCGACGGGCGTGCTGGTTCCGTAGGGCTCTGCTGCTCGCTCGCCCCGCTAGCAGTGGGCCGAGCGAAGCGACCGCCTACTCGCTCGCAGAGGGCCGAGCGCAGCGATCGCCCGAAGCGCGCTACGGCCGCGGACTCCGTCCGGGCCTCAGCGGGCGGATCGACTCAGTGCCGCCGCGGGTCGTCGTTGCGCCCGTCGGGACGGTCGCCGCGCTTGCGCAGGTACTTCTCGAACTCCTGCGCGATGGCCTCGCCGCTCGCCTCGGGGGAGTCGACGGTGTCGCGCGCCTGCTCGAGCTGCACGATGTAGGCGGCCATGTCCTCGTCATCGGCGGCGAGGGCGTCGATGCCGGCCTCCCACGCCGCAGCCTCGCTCACCAGGTCGCCGCGGGGGATGCTCACGTCGATG from Leifsonia sp. Root1293 includes:
- a CDS encoding glycoside hydrolase family 15 protein, with the protein product MASRPIEDYALLSNCRTAALVSSEGSIDWLCLPRYDSPSTFGALLGTEDNGAWSLRPTDAAATVTRAYDGDTFILVTTWTTSTGEVEVIDLIARGTGRIDVLREVRGISGSVEMGMELRIRFGYSTALPWVRRVDGDAGQALLAIAGPDAVIVRGRPRLEAVDTAHRATFVVAAGEQVPISLTWYPSHRNTPERLDHAAAVADTRAWWVDWASRWEHRGPYRDAVERSLLVLRALTHEGTGGIVAAVTTSLPEQPGGPRNWDYRYVWLRDASLTLQALSDHGYHEELAHWRAWLLRAIAGDPGDVQIMYGLAGERFLPERELDSFPGHAGSLPVRVGNGAVDQYQADVIGEVMIALHVARLAGHGDLENAWPLQRALLGFLEQNWQRPDQGIWEIRDEPRFFTHSRVMLWAAFDRGVAAVEQFGAEGPVDVWRSLRDTLRAEIDEKGVDPDRGCFVQHYGSTEVDASLLLLPQVGFCAADDPRMLATVAAVESDLLHHGLVQRYRTETGVDGLPPGENPFLACSFWLAHQYAESGRLGDALALMDRLVGLSNDVGLFAEEVDPLTGHHWGNTPQALSHLALVRAADAIGRAEERL
- a CDS encoding SOS response-associated peptidase, producing MCGRFVISDTQPDLVALFDIEIVGENLPGPNWNIRPTDQIPIVLESTKGGPAVRRLESARWSLVPSFAKELTSPYPTFNARSEDVAEKPSFAASVATRRALIPTDGYYEWHTVGEAKTPYFVHPPEGERMAFAGLYSWWRDPSKAESDPSRWVLSATILTMDAVAPLDALHPRTPVALPDWMWDTWLDPDEEADQEFVDAAVEAARPTAATLEFHEVAPVRENGPSLIEPAMIPVGSL
- a CDS encoding M20/M25/M40 family metallo-hydrolase, translated to MPETSSAQRSDDDTPEELESTAAIARDLIRFDTTNYGEGRSNGEAEAAAYVAAHLERLGLNPVTFESAPGRASVIARVDGRDRTKPALVLHGHLDVVPADPENWSVDPFGGVIKDGMLWGRGAVDMKDMDAMILGALDDILSAGRMPERDTIVAFFADEENGGVYGAHWLVDNHPELFDGAGEAISEVGGYSTMVGDQRAYLLQTGEKALMWIKLIARGPAAHGSRLVAQNAVTRLAEAVAAIGRREWPIRLTDTTEQLLAEVARILEVEPTDLGPDGLALATGSASGFIQATLRTTSNPTMLAAGYKHNVIPDRAEAAIDIRTLPGDEDEVLATIREIIGDDIEIVVTHRDVGLENPFSGALVEKVAALIAEHDPEAVVLPYLLSGGTDNKALSKLGIRGYGFAPLRLPAELDFPAMFHGVDERVPLDALVFGRAVLRDLLLSY
- a CDS encoding undecaprenyl-diphosphate phosphatase, with the translated sequence MDLINAIILGLVQGLTEFLPISSSAHLLIVGQFLGTGADPGARFTAITQIGTELAVIIFFWRDIVRIIAQWAKSLVGKAPRNDPDARMGWLIIIGSIPIVVLGLLFQDQIETVLRNLWITAIMLIVFGILLGIADAVGAKRRRLKDLTYPHGILYGFAQALALIPGVSRSGGTITMGLFLGYERKAAARYAFLLAIPAVLGSGFYQVYKSVADPCLEAATNCTPEVFGPFETLAATVVAFAVGLVVIAFFMSYISRRSFLPFVIYRLVLGVALMIMLATGVLVP